One region of Streptomyces leeuwenhoekii genomic DNA includes:
- a CDS encoding ROK family transcriptional regulator — MGRLTGGDPSLLRRINSAVVLHALRATDCATLTEITRVTGLSRPTVEGVVEGLTEAGLVVETAAEEGAARRQGRPARRFRFRAEAGHLLGLEIGAHRVAALLADLDGRVIGAQTKEVGESAAAGERLERLRTAVAELLRRAGVARGSLRAVGVATPGIVEADGTVRLGTALPGWTGLRLGERLSRSFKCPVLVENDANAAAVAEHWKGAATESDDMVFVLAGLSPGAGALIGGRLHRGYGGAAGEIGALHLLGREATPEALLSTTDQPLHPLDEQAVAEVFARAREGDRRARAAVDRFIQRLVHDVAALALALDPELVVIGGWASGLDGVLEPLRGELARYCLRPPKVTLSLLGEAAVATGALRLALDHVEEQLFAVEGTVTARQR, encoded by the coding sequence GTGGGGCGGCTGACCGGCGGGGATCCCTCGCTGCTGCGGAGGATCAACTCCGCGGTGGTGCTGCACGCGCTGCGTGCCACGGACTGTGCGACGCTCACCGAGATCACGCGGGTGACGGGACTGTCCCGGCCGACCGTCGAGGGCGTCGTGGAGGGCCTGACCGAGGCGGGTCTCGTCGTCGAGACGGCCGCGGAGGAGGGAGCCGCGCGGCGGCAGGGGCGGCCCGCGCGGCGGTTCCGGTTCCGCGCGGAGGCGGGTCATCTGCTGGGTCTGGAGATCGGGGCGCACCGGGTCGCGGCGCTGCTGGCCGACCTGGACGGCCGGGTGATCGGCGCGCAGACCAAGGAGGTCGGCGAGTCCGCCGCGGCCGGCGAGCGGCTGGAACGGCTGCGTACCGCGGTGGCCGAGCTGTTGCGCCGGGCCGGTGTCGCGCGGGGCTCCCTGCGGGCGGTGGGCGTGGCCACGCCGGGCATCGTGGAGGCGGACGGCACGGTTCGGCTGGGCACGGCGCTGCCCGGGTGGACGGGGCTGCGCCTCGGGGAGCGGCTGAGCCGTTCCTTCAAGTGCCCGGTGCTGGTGGAGAACGACGCGAACGCGGCGGCGGTCGCCGAGCACTGGAAGGGCGCCGCGACCGAGTCCGACGACATGGTGTTCGTCCTGGCCGGGCTGAGCCCGGGGGCCGGCGCGCTGATCGGCGGCCGGCTGCACCGGGGCTACGGCGGGGCGGCCGGGGAGATCGGGGCGCTGCATCTGCTGGGCCGGGAGGCGACGCCGGAGGCGCTGCTGTCGACCACGGACCAGCCGCTGCATCCGCTCGACGAGCAGGCGGTGGCCGAGGTGTTCGCGCGGGCGCGGGAAGGGGACCGGCGGGCCCGCGCGGCCGTCGACCGGTTCATCCAGCGGCTGGTGCACGACGTGGCGGCGCTGGCGCTCGCGCTCGACCCCGAGCTGGTGGTGATCGGCGGCTGGGCGTCGGGGCTGGACGGTGTGCTGGAGCCGCTGCGCGGCGAGCTGGCCCGGTACTGCCTGCGCCCGCCGAAGGTGACGCTGTCGCTGCTCGGCGAGGCCGCCGTGGCCACGGGCGCGCTGCGGCTGGCGCTGGACCACGTGGAGGAGCAGTTGTTCGCGGTGGAGGGCACGGTGACGGCCCGCCAGCGGTGA
- the mug gene encoding G/U mismatch-specific DNA glycosylase encodes MPDVVADGLRVLFCGINPGLMSAATGHHFARPGNRFWPVLHLSGFTPRLLKPSEQRELLSYGLGITNVVARPTARADELSAREYQEGGRLLALKVARLRPRWLAVVGVTAYRAAFDDRKAQVGPQERTIGDTRVWVLPNPSGLNAHWTAQTMAEEFARLRVAAEA; translated from the coding sequence GTGCCGGACGTGGTCGCGGACGGCCTGCGGGTGCTCTTCTGCGGTATCAACCCCGGTCTGATGTCGGCCGCGACCGGCCACCACTTCGCCCGCCCCGGCAACCGGTTCTGGCCGGTGCTGCACCTGTCGGGATTCACGCCGAGGCTGCTGAAGCCGTCCGAGCAGCGGGAGCTGCTGTCGTACGGGCTCGGCATCACCAATGTGGTCGCGCGGCCGACCGCGCGGGCGGACGAGCTCTCCGCACGGGAGTACCAGGAGGGCGGGCGGCTGCTCGCCCTGAAGGTGGCGCGGCTGCGGCCCCGCTGGCTGGCCGTGGTGGGGGTCACCGCCTACCGGGCGGCCTTCGACGACCGCAAGGCCCAGGTGGGTCCGCAGGAGCGGACGATCGGCGACACCCGCGTATGGGTGCTGCCCAACCCCAGCGGGCTGAACGCGCACTGGACGGCGCAGACGATGGCGGAGGAGTTCGCGCGGCTGCGCGTCGCCGCCGAGGCGTGA
- the purB gene encoding adenylosuccinate lyase → MTSAPAKPRIPNVLAGRYASAELATLWSPEQKVKLERQLWLAVLRAQKDLGIEVPDEAIADYERVLDQVDLASIAEREKVTRHDVKARIEEFNDLAGHEHVHKGMTSRDLTENVEQLQIRRSLELMRDRTVAVLARLGKLAGEYGELVMAGRSHNVAAQATTLGKRFATAADELLVAYGRVEELLGRYPLRGIKGPVGTAQDMLDLLGGDAGNLAELERRIAGHLGFSDAFTSVGQVYPRSLDYEVVTALVQLAAAPSSLAKTIRLMAGHELVTEGFKPGQVGSSAMPHKMNTRSCERVNGLMVILRGYASMTGELAGDQWNEGDVSCSVVRRVALPDAFFALDGLLETFLTVLDEFGAFPAVVARELDRYLPFLATTKVLMASVRAGVGREVAHEAIKENAVACALAMREQGAERNELLDRLAADERIPLDRAELDALMADKLSFTGAAADQVAAVVGRVEEIVKQRPEAAGYTPGAIL, encoded by the coding sequence GTGACTTCCGCTCCCGCCAAGCCCCGCATCCCGAACGTCCTCGCCGGACGGTACGCCTCCGCCGAGCTCGCCACGCTCTGGTCGCCCGAGCAGAAGGTGAAGCTGGAGCGGCAGCTCTGGCTCGCCGTGCTGCGGGCCCAGAAGGACCTCGGCATCGAGGTGCCCGACGAGGCGATCGCCGACTACGAGCGCGTCCTCGACCAGGTCGACCTGGCCTCCATCGCCGAGCGCGAGAAGGTCACCCGGCACGACGTGAAGGCGCGGATCGAGGAGTTCAACGACCTCGCCGGGCACGAGCACGTGCACAAGGGCATGACCTCCCGCGACCTGACGGAGAACGTCGAGCAGCTCCAGATCCGGCGTTCGCTGGAGCTGATGCGCGACCGTACCGTCGCCGTCCTCGCCCGCCTGGGCAAGCTCGCCGGCGAGTACGGCGAGCTGGTCATGGCCGGCCGCTCGCACAACGTGGCCGCGCAGGCCACGACGCTGGGCAAGCGCTTCGCCACCGCCGCCGACGAGCTGCTGGTGGCCTACGGCCGCGTCGAGGAGCTGCTGGGCCGCTACCCGCTGCGCGGCATCAAGGGCCCGGTGGGCACCGCGCAGGACATGCTTGACCTGCTCGGCGGGGACGCGGGCAATCTGGCGGAGCTGGAGCGCCGCATCGCCGGGCACCTGGGCTTCTCCGACGCCTTCACCTCGGTCGGCCAGGTCTACCCGCGCTCGCTGGACTACGAGGTCGTCACCGCGCTGGTGCAACTGGCGGCGGCGCCGTCGTCGCTGGCGAAGACCATCCGGCTGATGGCCGGGCACGAGCTGGTCACCGAGGGCTTCAAGCCCGGGCAGGTCGGCTCCTCCGCGATGCCGCACAAGATGAACACCCGCTCCTGCGAGCGCGTCAACGGCCTGATGGTGATCCTGCGCGGCTACGCCTCGATGACCGGCGAGCTGGCGGGCGACCAGTGGAACGAGGGCGACGTGTCCTGCTCGGTGGTGCGCCGGGTCGCGCTGCCGGACGCCTTCTTCGCGCTGGACGGTCTGCTGGAGACGTTCCTGACCGTGCTCGACGAGTTCGGCGCCTTCCCGGCCGTCGTCGCCCGGGAGCTGGACCGCTACCTGCCGTTCCTGGCCACGACCAAGGTGCTGATGGCCTCGGTGCGCGCGGGCGTCGGCCGCGAGGTCGCGCACGAGGCGATCAAGGAGAACGCCGTCGCCTGCGCCCTCGCCATGCGGGAACAGGGCGCCGAGCGCAACGAGCTGCTCGACCGGCTCGCCGCCGACGAGCGCATCCCGCTCGACCGCGCCGAGCTGGACGCGCTGATGGCCGACAAGCTGTCCTTCACCGGTGCCGCGGCCGATCAGGTCGCCGCCGTCGTCGGCCGCGTCGAGGAGATCGTGAAGCAGCGCCCGGAGGCGGCCGGTTACACCCCGGGAGCGATCCTCTGA
- a CDS encoding SGNH/GDSL hydrolase family protein, which produces MQTNPTYTSLVAVGDSFTEGMSDLLPDGTYRGWADLLAARMAAVTPGFRYANLAVRGKLIRQIVDEQVDVAAAMGADVITLVGGLNDTLRPKCDMGRVRAALTEAVERLAPGCKQLVLMRSPGRQGPVLERFRPRMEALYACIDDLAARHGALVVDLYGAPSLADPRLWDVDRLHLTAEGHRRVAEAVWQTLGYEPEDPDWHTPMPATLPPGWFTRRVTDARFARQHLLPWIGRRLTGRSSGDGRPAKRPELLPYEGPLAGARPPAAP; this is translated from the coding sequence ATGCAGACGAACCCCACCTACACCAGCCTCGTCGCGGTCGGCGACTCCTTCACCGAGGGCATGTCGGACCTGCTGCCGGACGGCACCTACCGGGGCTGGGCCGATCTCCTCGCCGCGCGGATGGCGGCCGTCACCCCCGGATTCCGGTACGCCAATCTCGCGGTGCGCGGGAAGCTGATCAGGCAGATCGTCGACGAGCAGGTGGACGTGGCGGCGGCCATGGGCGCCGATGTGATCACGCTGGTGGGCGGGCTCAACGACACCCTGCGGCCCAAGTGCGACATGGGGCGGGTGCGCGCAGCGCTGACCGAGGCCGTGGAGCGGCTGGCACCCGGGTGCAAGCAGCTCGTGCTGATGCGCAGCCCGGGCCGCCAGGGGCCGGTGCTGGAGCGCTTCAGGCCGCGCATGGAGGCGCTGTACGCCTGCATCGACGACCTCGCCGCCCGGCACGGCGCCCTCGTGGTCGACCTGTACGGGGCGCCCTCGCTGGCCGACCCGCGGCTGTGGGACGTGGACCGGCTGCACCTGACCGCCGAGGGGCACCGCCGGGTCGCGGAGGCGGTGTGGCAGACGCTCGGTTACGAGCCGGAGGACCCCGACTGGCACACGCCGATGCCGGCGACCCTGCCGCCGGGCTGGTTCACTCGGCGGGTCACCGACGCCCGGTTCGCCCGGCAGCACCTGCTGCCGTGGATCGGCCGCCGGCTGACCGGCCGCTCCTCCGGGGACGGCCGCCCGGCGAAGCGGCCGGAGCTGCTGCCCTACGAGGGGCCGCTCGCCGGAGCGCGGCCGCCCGCCGCCCCGTGA
- a CDS encoding hemolysin family protein: MTAVQLLIGLATLVVNAFFVGAEFALISVRRSQVEPYAEQGDRRARSVLWGLEHVSALMAAAQLGITLCTLVLGVVAEPAIAHLLEPAFHALGVPSGAGHAVSFVIALALATYLHMLLGEMVPKNIALAEPVRSALLLGPPLVALSRALRPVIFTVNAFANTLLKLLRVQTRDEVSATFTDTELAEIVKDASEAGLIDDRAQERLHDALELGRRPVRDVVLPLERVVHARVGVTPEQLEQLSARSGFSRFPVVDEGRRIVGYLHVKDALDATPRDLPFRPRDMRPIARVRESTPLDDVLTAMRGSRTHLAAVLGADGRLAGLVTMEDVLRELFGQRT, encoded by the coding sequence ATGACCGCCGTACAGCTTCTGATCGGTCTGGCGACGCTGGTCGTCAACGCCTTCTTCGTCGGCGCCGAGTTCGCGCTGATCTCGGTGCGCCGCAGCCAGGTCGAGCCGTACGCCGAGCAGGGCGACCGCCGGGCGCGCAGCGTGCTGTGGGGCCTGGAGCACGTGTCCGCGCTGATGGCGGCGGCGCAGCTCGGCATCACGCTGTGCACCCTGGTCCTCGGTGTGGTCGCCGAGCCCGCCATCGCGCATCTGCTGGAGCCGGCGTTCCACGCGCTGGGCGTGCCGAGCGGCGCCGGGCACGCGGTCTCCTTCGTGATCGCCCTGGCCCTGGCCACCTATCTGCACATGCTGCTCGGTGAGATGGTGCCGAAGAACATCGCCCTGGCGGAACCGGTGCGCAGCGCGCTCCTGCTGGGTCCGCCGCTGGTGGCGCTCTCCCGGGCACTGCGCCCGGTGATCTTCACCGTCAACGCCTTCGCCAACACCCTGCTGAAACTGCTCCGGGTCCAGACCAGGGACGAGGTGTCGGCCACCTTCACCGACACCGAGCTGGCCGAGATCGTCAAGGACGCCAGTGAGGCCGGGCTCATCGACGACCGGGCCCAGGAACGGCTGCACGACGCGCTGGAGCTGGGCCGGCGGCCGGTGCGCGACGTGGTGCTGCCGCTGGAGCGCGTGGTGCACGCGCGGGTGGGTGTCACGCCGGAGCAGCTCGAGCAGCTCTCGGCCCGGTCCGGGTTCTCCCGCTTCCCGGTGGTGGACGAGGGGCGGCGGATCGTGGGCTATCTGCATGTGAAGGACGCGCTGGACGCCACACCGCGGGACCTGCCGTTCCGGCCCCGGGACATGCGGCCCATCGCGCGGGTGCGGGAGAGCACGCCGCTGGACGACGTGCTCACCGCCATGCGGGGCAGCCGCACGCACCTGGCGGCCGTGCTCGGCGCCGACGGGCGCCTGGCCGGGCTGGTCACCATGGAGGACGTACTGCGGGAGCTGTTCGGGCAGCGGACCTGA
- a CDS encoding hemolysin family protein codes for MTEVLLLLVAILLSLACGAFVAAEFSLTTVERGELERAAARGERGAAGALKAVRNLTFQLSGAQLGITVTNLVVGMLAEPSIAALLAGPLQDAGVSRTAARSLALVLGTALSTVFLMVVGELAPKNWAISSPLAVARRVGNPQRWFSAAFRPFITHLNNMANRIVRRLGVQPTEELAAARGPQELAALARHSAKEGALEADTAELFVRTLNLADLTAENVMTPRVQVVALEARATCEDVANATRATGLSRFPVYRDTLDAVVGTAHIKDVLAVPAQRRSRVPVSELMREPLLVPATLTVDRLLDRLSGRRTMAVVIDEYGGTAGVATLEDIVEEVVGEVRDEHDPHETPELDVAGTDELGRLLYRADGAARVDRLAGVGFRVPEGPYETLAGLVAHALGRIPAAGDTVLVAGWRLDVVDATGRRAARVLLHAPPPDEMTPGGLQEVRAAGRLRRPRNAGSRGTEEAGR; via the coding sequence ATGACCGAGGTGCTCCTGCTGCTGGTGGCGATCCTGCTGTCGCTCGCGTGCGGTGCCTTCGTCGCGGCGGAGTTCTCGCTGACGACCGTCGAACGCGGGGAGCTGGAGCGCGCCGCGGCGCGCGGCGAACGGGGTGCCGCGGGCGCCCTGAAAGCCGTACGGAATCTGACCTTCCAGCTCTCCGGGGCGCAGCTCGGCATCACGGTCACCAATCTGGTGGTCGGCATGCTCGCCGAGCCCTCGATCGCCGCGCTGCTCGCGGGCCCGCTCCAGGACGCCGGCGTCTCCCGCACCGCGGCCCGCTCCCTGGCGCTGGTGCTGGGCACGGCCCTGTCGACGGTGTTCCTGATGGTGGTCGGCGAACTGGCGCCCAAGAACTGGGCGATCTCCTCGCCGCTGGCGGTGGCCCGCCGGGTGGGCAATCCGCAGCGCTGGTTCAGCGCCGCCTTCCGGCCCTTCATCACCCATCTGAACAACATGGCCAACCGGATCGTGCGGCGGCTGGGCGTGCAGCCCACGGAGGAGCTGGCCGCCGCGCGGGGCCCGCAGGAGCTGGCGGCCCTGGCCCGGCACTCCGCCAAGGAGGGCGCCCTGGAGGCCGACACCGCGGAGCTGTTCGTGCGCACGCTGAACCTCGCCGATCTGACCGCGGAGAACGTGATGACCCCGCGCGTGCAGGTGGTCGCCCTGGAGGCCCGGGCGACATGCGAGGACGTGGCGAACGCGACCCGGGCGACCGGCCTGTCCCGGTTCCCCGTCTACCGCGACACCCTCGACGCGGTGGTGGGGACCGCGCACATCAAGGACGTACTGGCGGTGCCCGCCCAGCGGCGGTCCCGGGTGCCGGTCTCCGAGCTGATGCGCGAGCCCCTGCTCGTCCCGGCCACCCTCACCGTCGACCGGCTGCTCGACCGGCTCTCCGGGCGGCGCACCATGGCCGTGGTGATCGACGAGTACGGCGGGACGGCGGGGGTGGCCACGCTGGAGGACATCGTGGAGGAGGTCGTCGGCGAGGTTCGCGACGAGCACGACCCGCACGAGACGCCCGAGCTGGACGTGGCCGGCACGGACGAGCTCGGGCGCCTGCTGTACCGGGCCGACGGCGCGGCCCGGGTGGACCGGCTCGCGGGGGTCGGCTTCCGGGTGCCGGAGGGGCCGTACGAGACGCTGGCCGGACTGGTCGCGCACGCGCTGGGGCGCATCCCGGCGGCCGGTGACACGGTCCTGGTCGCCGGCTGGCGGCTGGACGTGGTGGACGCCACCGGCCGCCGGGCCGCCCGCGTCCTGCTGCACGCGCCGCCGCCGGACGAGATGACACCGGGCGGCCTCCAGGAGGTGCGCGCCGCGGGCAGGCTCCGCCGTCCCCGGAACGCCGGGAGCCGCGGGACCGAGGAGGCCGGGCGATGA
- a CDS encoding CBM35 domain-containing protein, which yields MHLRPLTPLRPVIACAGLLAGTLVALSGTEAQAAPVRYEAETSPAVCTGTIDSEWAGYTGSGFCNGTNATGAFAQFTVDAPAAGTATLTVRFANGTTTARPANLLVNGAVTASAAFEGTGAWNAWATRVFTVPVKAGANTVRLSPTTSAGLPNVDRLDVEAGGTTTPQPPATALYVAPNGSDGATGTQSDPTTLTSAISRVAPGGTVYLRGGTYRYDRTVTIPPGSGGTASARTRLSAYPGETPVLDFSAMAEDPANRGLALNGSYWHISGLVVQRAGDNGIFVGGSDNVIERTVTRFNRDTGLQLSRASSTTPRDQWPSNNLIVSAESHDNADSDGEDADGFAAKLTSGPGNVFRYAVAHHNIDDGWDLYTKSDTGPIGPVTIEDSLAYENGTLSDGTVNSNGDRNGYKLGGEDIEVDHVVRRNIAYGNGKHGFTYNRNPGTMTVSGNVSIDNDQRNYSFDAGTSVFRDNLSCRGGSGSNDRIVGDADASNQFWSGANGSRCSAYAGALRWTFAADGRLVVTFGGA from the coding sequence ATGCACCTGAGACCCCTCACACCGCTGCGGCCGGTCATCGCCTGCGCCGGTCTGCTGGCCGGCACACTCGTCGCGCTGTCCGGCACCGAGGCGCAGGCCGCCCCCGTCCGCTACGAGGCCGAGACCTCCCCGGCGGTCTGCACCGGCACCATCGACTCCGAATGGGCCGGATACACCGGCAGCGGATTCTGCAACGGCACCAACGCCACCGGGGCCTTCGCGCAGTTCACCGTCGACGCCCCGGCCGCGGGCACCGCCACGCTGACGGTCCGCTTCGCCAACGGGACCACCACCGCCAGGCCCGCGAACCTGCTGGTGAACGGTGCGGTGACCGCGTCGGCGGCCTTCGAGGGCACCGGCGCCTGGAACGCGTGGGCGACACGGGTCTTCACGGTGCCGGTGAAGGCGGGCGCCAACACGGTCCGGCTCAGCCCCACCACCTCCGCCGGCCTGCCCAACGTCGACCGTCTCGACGTTGAGGCGGGCGGCACCACCACGCCCCAGCCGCCCGCCACCGCGTTGTACGTGGCGCCGAACGGCAGCGACGGCGCGACCGGCACCCAGTCCGACCCGACGACGCTCACCTCGGCGATCTCCCGCGTCGCTCCCGGCGGAACCGTCTATCTGCGCGGCGGCACCTACCGGTACGACCGGACGGTCACCATCCCGCCCGGCAGCGGCGGCACGGCGAGCGCCCGCACCAGGCTGTCCGCCTACCCGGGCGAGACCCCGGTGCTCGACTTCTCCGCCATGGCCGAGGACCCGGCCAACCGCGGACTGGCCCTGAACGGTTCCTACTGGCACATCTCCGGCCTCGTCGTACAGCGCGCCGGCGACAACGGGATCTTCGTCGGCGGCAGCGACAACGTCATCGAGCGCACGGTGACGCGGTTCAACCGCGACACGGGCCTCCAGCTCTCGCGGGCGTCCTCCACCACCCCCCGCGACCAGTGGCCGTCGAACAACCTCATCGTGAGCGCGGAGTCGCACGACAACGCCGACTCCGACGGCGAGGACGCGGACGGTTTCGCCGCGAAGCTCACCTCCGGCCCCGGCAACGTCTTCCGGTACGCCGTCGCCCACCACAACATCGACGACGGCTGGGACCTGTACACCAAGTCCGACACCGGTCCCATCGGCCCGGTGACCATCGAGGACTCCCTCGCCTACGAGAACGGCACGCTCAGCGACGGCACCGTGAACTCCAACGGCGACCGCAACGGCTACAAGCTCGGCGGCGAGGACATCGAGGTCGACCACGTCGTCCGGCGCAACATCGCCTACGGCAACGGCAAGCACGGGTTCACCTACAACAGGAACCCCGGCACGATGACGGTCTCCGGCAACGTCAGCATCGACAACGACCAGCGCAACTACTCCTTCGACGCCGGTACGTCGGTCTTCCGCGACAACCTCTCCTGCCGCGGCGGCAGCGGATCGAACGACCGGATCGTCGGTGACGCCGACGCCTCCAACCAGTTCTGGTCCGGTGCCAACGGGTCACGGTGCTCCGCCTACGCCGGTGCGTTGCGCTGGACCTTCGCCGCGGACGGCCGCCTCGTCGTGACCTTCGGCGGGGCGTGA